The Cylindrospermum stagnale PCC 7417 genome segment GAAATATTTAGCAAATCAAGGCATCTCTTCACCACCCACCGAAGTTTTGCAACTTAAAAACAAAGTTTTCCCCAAACTCCAACCCCACACAGGCGGCTACCACCAGCTAGATACACGGGGTTATCAGATATTACTCAATTACCGTTTTCCCCAAGTTTCCCAGCAAGTCAGCCTTAGCCAAATACTGAATGATCAGCTCGACCCCAACAGTATAAAAAACCGAGTTATACTGATTGGTGTCACCGCCCCTAGCAGCAGAGATAAATTTTTTACACCATACAACAGTCAAGCCATTTACCAGGAAACCCCAGGAGTCATTCTCCAAGCACAGATGGTGAGCCAAATACTGAGTGCTGTGATAGACAATCGTCCAATATTTTGGGTTTTATCTCCAACCTGGGAAATCCTCTGGATAGGCTGCTGGTCTTTGCTAGGGGGAGTTTTAGGGTGGTACTGTCGCTCGTTATTAATTTTAAGTTTAACTATCTCAGTAGCAGCTATTAGTTTATATGGAATCTGCTATGTCCTGTTACTACAAGGTTGCTGGATGCCCTTAGTTCCGTCAGCCTTAGTTGTAATATCTACAGCAACCATCACTTTTTACATCATCTCTAAAAAATAAATGCATCATAAATTATTCAATTTCTTCGTTCCTCATCTAAAACTGATAACCCTAACTTCAGCGCTAGTGTTTTCTCAGTTGAGTTTACCCCAAATGGCAGCAGCAGAAAACTCATCATCCTTAAATCTAGAAACACAATTCAAACCGCCTAACGACGGCGCACCAGGAGGACGCAAAGGTGGTGGTAGTAGACCAGGTTGTCCAGCTACAAATCAGCCGATTACAGTATTAGTTCCGGCAGCTAACATCGGCTGGACAACTTCTACTCATCCGACTTTCTGGGTTTATATTCCATACCAAGTAACGTCTCCACATCCTGTAGATTTAGTTCTTCGCGATGACACAGGTAAGCAAGTCCACAAAAATACTTTTCAATTCACAGGTAAACCAAGAATTATTAGCTACCATTTGCCAGAAACAGCACCAGATATAGAAATAGGTAAACGTTACAGTTTATCAGTTTCTTTCTTTTGTAACCCAGTTAACAGGTCTGAGGCGAATATAGTTTCCACCTGGGTGAAGCGAGTCGCACTTAGCCCAGAACTGAAGAAGAAGTTGACAGCCGCAACACCAAAGCAGCGGATAATTTTGTATGCCGAGAATGGGTTGTGGTTTGATACTTTAACAGCGTTAATTGAACTCCGTCGTCAATCACCTGATGCATCTTTGGATACGGCTTGGGCTGATTTATTAAAACATCATTTTGTGCAGTTAAATGAGTTAATTAGTGTGTCCTTGCGGTAATATTAAAAATAATTTTTATTACAAAAATATGAAAAATATTATTCACGTGAAAACAGCTATTGCGATTTCCGCTACCTTATTAAATCTTGTGGGGATTAGTTATCCAATTATCTTACATACTCCCCCAGCACTAGCACAAAATTCTGGCGAAAAAGACCAGATAGTGGAACAAATGGCTCTAGCAAAAGCACTCTTTGAAGAAGGCGAAGCACTGTTTAAAAAAGCCGATTATGCATCTGCTGTAGAGGCTCTAGAACCAGCCTTGAAACTCTTGGTAAAACTAGAAAGTTCCAAGGAAGCTCAACAACTCGCTCAATATATGGATTTAGCTTACTTTCCAGATAGAATTTGGAAAATTACAATGTTTCTCGGTGTAGCTCATGCAGGATTGGGCAATTACAAAAAGTCCATTGATTATAACCTACTACATTTATTAGTAACTCCAGCGCTTATAGAAGCGCTCCAAAATTATAGCCCGTATTACAACCCTGAAAATTTTGTAATAAAGATAAGACAAAATGAAGTTGATATAGTGAATCGAATAGGACTTAATTATCAATCCTTAGGCAGCTATAAAAAAGCAATTGAACATCATAATATAGCTTTATCTACAGCACAAAAAATCAAATACCCAACAGGAGAATTTGATGCTTTCATCCGCTTAAGTAAGGCTTACATTAATCTCAATGATAATACCAAAGCCACTAATTATGCTGAACAAGGTTTAGCCTTAGCAAGACAAATAGAAGATCGGGAGGCAGAGGCAGAAGCTCTGGGACAATTCCAAAAAATTTATACTAGCTTGAAAGACTATAATAAAGCAGTAGAATATGGCGAACAAAGTTTAGCGATCGCACGCCAACTAACAAACTCTATTGACAAGATACATCTTCTCAGAAACATCAGCTATAATTACATATCTTTGGGAAAGAATAGCAAAGCAATTGAATACCAGGAGCAGAGCTTTGCGATCGCCACACAGATAGGAGGATATGTAGAGTGTTTATCTCTGGCAAATAAGGGTGATTTTTACCATTCCTTGGGAGACCATGCTCAAGCTATTGAATATAGTCAAAAAGCTTTGAAAATCGCGCTAGACTTCAGAAATCCACTGTTAGAAGATAAGGCTAATAAAACCCTGGGTAATACTTACTTTTCTCTAGGAGACTATAAGAAAGCTATTGAATATTACCAAAAAAAATTAGTGGTGGCACAGCAAAGAGGAAACCCAGAAGAGGAAAGTAGTACTTTGCTAAGTTTAGCGAAGGCTTACTTGGAGTTAAGAAATTATAATCAGGCAATTAAATTGGCTCAACAGAGTTTAGGAATTGCAAAAAAACATAACTATCGGGAAAATGAGGAACTTGCTCTCCAGCTTTTAGGAAACACTTATATAGGTTTAGGTGACTTTTCCAAAGCAATTGAGTACCAGCAAAATACTTTAGCAAATTCTCGTCAATTAAAACAGCCAGACAGA includes the following:
- a CDS encoding DUF928 domain-containing protein, giving the protein MHHKLFNFFVPHLKLITLTSALVFSQLSLPQMAAAENSSSLNLETQFKPPNDGAPGGRKGGGSRPGCPATNQPITVLVPAANIGWTTSTHPTFWVYIPYQVTSPHPVDLVLRDDTGKQVHKNTFQFTGKPRIISYHLPETAPDIEIGKRYSLSVSFFCNPVNRSEANIVSTWVKRVALSPELKKKLTAATPKQRIILYAENGLWFDTLTALIELRRQSPDASLDTAWADLLKHHFVQLNELISVSLR